In Streptomyces nojiriensis, one genomic interval encodes:
- the crcB gene encoding fluoride efflux transporter CrcB, with amino-acid sequence MNWLLVVAGAAVGAPLRYLLDRAVQARHDSLFPWGTFVVNAAACLVLGALAGAALEGAASSRLQLLLGAGLCGALSTYSTFSYETLRLAERGRGFLAAANVVMSVLVGLGAVHLGSQVARRLFG; translated from the coding sequence GTGAACTGGCTGCTCGTGGTGGCGGGTGCGGCCGTCGGCGCGCCGCTGCGCTACCTGCTGGACCGTGCGGTGCAGGCGCGGCACGACTCCCTCTTCCCCTGGGGCACCTTCGTGGTCAACGCGGCCGCGTGTCTGGTGCTCGGGGCACTGGCCGGGGCGGCGCTGGAGGGAGCCGCCTCCTCGCGGCTGCAGCTGCTGCTCGGGGCCGGTCTGTGCGGGGCGCTCAGCACGTATTCGACGTTCTCGTACGAGACGTTGCGGCTGGCCGAACGCGGCCGGGGGTTCCTGGCCGCGGCGAACGTGGTGATGTCGGTACTGGTCGGGCTGGGCGCGGTGCACCTCGGGTCGCAGGTGGCGCGGCGGCTCTTCGGCTGA
- a CDS encoding metallopeptidase family protein, with amino-acid sequence MLEMTREEFEELVAEALDRIPPELTRLMDNVAVFVEDEPPADDPELLGLYEGTPLTDRGEWYAGVLPDRITIYRNPTLRMCEDRESVVAETEVTVVHEIAHHFGIDDERLHALGYG; translated from the coding sequence GTGCTGGAGATGACGCGCGAGGAGTTCGAAGAGCTCGTCGCAGAGGCCCTGGACCGGATCCCGCCGGAGCTGACGCGGCTGATGGACAACGTGGCGGTGTTCGTCGAGGACGAGCCGCCCGCCGACGACCCCGAGCTGCTCGGTCTGTACGAGGGGACTCCGCTGACGGACCGCGGCGAGTGGTACGCCGGGGTGCTGCCGGACCGGATCACCATCTACCGCAATCCCACGTTGCGCATGTGCGAGGACCGGGAGAGCGTGGTCGCGGAGACGGAGGTCACCGTGGTGCACGAGATCGCCCACCACTTCGGGATCGACGACGAGCGGCTGCACGCGCTGGGGTACGGGTGA
- a CDS encoding cytochrome c biogenesis CcdA family protein, whose protein sequence is MTDIGYLAALLGGLLALLSPCSALLLPAFFAYSIDSTSRLLARTGIFYAGLASTLVPLGAAGSYAGRFFHSNRDQLVLAGGWLIIALGLAQILGLGFAPKRISELSGRIRPTTALSVYALGAVYGLAGFCAGPILGSVLTVAAVSGSPVYGGLLLAVYALGMAVPLFVLALLWERFDLGRRRWLRGRALRVGRFELHTTSLLSGLFFITLGALFLAYDGASALPGLLDVDDSFAVEQRVRSLADAVPDGVLLGLVAAGAAAVGVVQWRRRERAAAAEAEGE, encoded by the coding sequence GTGACCGACATCGGATACCTGGCCGCCCTGCTGGGCGGCCTCCTCGCGCTGCTCAGCCCCTGCAGCGCCCTGCTGCTGCCGGCCTTCTTCGCGTACTCCATCGACTCCACCTCGCGGCTCCTGGCACGCACCGGGATCTTCTACGCGGGCCTCGCGAGCACCCTCGTACCGCTGGGGGCGGCCGGCTCGTACGCCGGGCGGTTCTTCCACAGCAACCGCGACCAGCTCGTGCTGGCGGGCGGCTGGCTGATCATCGCGCTCGGTCTCGCGCAGATCCTGGGCCTCGGCTTCGCCCCGAAGCGGATCTCGGAGCTGTCGGGCCGGATCCGGCCGACCACCGCCCTGTCGGTGTACGCGCTCGGCGCGGTCTACGGCCTGGCCGGGTTCTGCGCCGGCCCGATCCTGGGCAGCGTCCTGACGGTCGCGGCGGTCAGCGGCAGTCCCGTCTACGGCGGCCTGCTGCTCGCGGTCTACGCCCTGGGGATGGCCGTACCGCTGTTCGTACTGGCGCTGCTGTGGGAGCGGTTCGACCTGGGCAGGCGGCGCTGGCTGCGCGGGCGGGCCCTGCGCGTCGGCCGCTTCGAACTGCACACGACCTCGCTGCTGTCCGGGCTGTTCTTCATCACCCTGGGCGCGCTGTTCCTCGCCTACGACGGGGCGAGCGCGCTGCCGGGGCTGCTGGACGTGGACGACTCGTTCGCCGTGGAGCAGCGGGTCCGCTCGCTGGCGGACGCGGTACCGGACGGGGTGCTGCTCGGGCTGGTCGCCGCCGGGGCGGCGGCCGTCGGCGTGGTGCAGTGGCGCCGCAGGGAGCGTGCGGCGGCCGCCGAGGCAGAGGGGGAGTAA
- a CDS encoding FluC/FEX family fluoride channel, which translates to MIRPVPVHGDGAERAAEAIDPDVDLHVPAQRAEPQGRVLAAVAAGGAIGGAARYGISLLWPAGPGAFPWATLWINASGSALIGVLMVLISEGGRTSPHPLLRPFVGVGVLGGFTTFSTYAVDFSRLLDEGETGTALAYGGLTVAAALGAVWAAAAATRFAVRGRVPR; encoded by the coding sequence GTGATCCGGCCGGTCCCGGTTCACGGTGACGGGGCGGAGCGGGCGGCGGAGGCGATCGATCCGGACGTCGACCTGCACGTACCCGCGCAGCGCGCCGAGCCGCAGGGCCGGGTGCTCGCGGCGGTGGCGGCGGGCGGCGCGATCGGGGGCGCGGCGCGGTACGGGATCTCCCTGCTCTGGCCGGCCGGGCCCGGGGCCTTCCCGTGGGCGACCCTGTGGATCAACGCCTCAGGCAGCGCGCTGATCGGCGTACTCATGGTGCTGATCAGCGAGGGCGGCCGGACGTCCCCGCATCCGCTGCTGAGGCCCTTCGTCGGGGTCGGCGTGCTCGGCGGCTTCACCACCTTCTCCACCTACGCGGTGGATTTCTCGCGGCTCCTGGACGAGGGGGAGACGGGGACCGCCCTGGCCTACGGCGGGCTCACGGTGGCGGCGGCCCTCGGCGCGGTGTGGGCGGCGGCCGCGGCGACCCGGTTCGCGGTCCGCGGGCGGGTTCCGCGGTGA
- a CDS encoding DsbA family protein, whose protein sequence is MPSSKNASAKKSATKPLLISAGVALAAITLGLVSWRATAPAETGSAGSGAVAAPRTDPAAELKALARREAGDKLAVGRADAPVVLIEYSDFKCGYCGKFARDTEPELVKKYVADGTLRIEWRNFPIFGAESEAAAKAAWAAGRQDRFDAFHAAAYADGSKEKGFAEPRLVELAREAGVPDLERFKADMAGEQAAAALKKDQEEGYRIGVTSTPSFLLNGKPIAGAQPLDTFTAAIARAKAGAAKQ, encoded by the coding sequence ATGCCCTCTTCCAAGAACGCCTCCGCCAAGAAGTCCGCCACGAAGCCCCTGCTGATCTCCGCCGGGGTGGCCCTCGCCGCGATCACCCTCGGCCTCGTCTCCTGGCGGGCCACCGCCCCCGCCGAGACCGGCTCGGCCGGTTCCGGCGCCGTCGCCGCGCCCCGGACCGACCCCGCCGCCGAGCTCAAGGCGCTGGCCCGGCGCGAGGCCGGCGACAAGCTCGCCGTCGGCCGCGCCGACGCGCCCGTCGTGCTCATCGAGTACTCCGACTTCAAGTGCGGCTACTGCGGCAAGTTCGCCCGGGACACCGAGCCCGAACTGGTGAAGAAGTACGTCGCGGACGGCACGCTGCGCATCGAGTGGCGCAACTTCCCGATCTTCGGCGCCGAGTCCGAGGCCGCAGCCAAGGCCGCCTGGGCGGCCGGCCGGCAGGACCGCTTCGACGCCTTCCACGCCGCCGCCTACGCCGACGGCTCGAAGGAGAAGGGCTTCGCCGAGCCCCGCCTCGTGGAGCTGGCCCGGGAGGCCGGGGTGCCCGATCTGGAGCGCTTCAAGGCGGACATGGCGGGCGAGCAGGCCGCGGCGGCCCTGAAGAAGGACCAGGAGGAGGGCTACCGCATCGGCGTCACCTCCACCCCGTCCTTCCTGCTGAACGGCAAGCCCATCGCCGGAGCCCAGCCGCTCGACACCTTCACGGCCGCCATCGCCCGGGCGAAGGCCGGGGCGGCGAAGCAGTGA